The Pseudomonas asiatica genome has a segment encoding these proteins:
- the fliI gene encoding flagellar protein export ATPase FliI — translation MQLERTSFGKRLGSYAEAIELPAQPIVEGRLLRMVGLTLEAEGLRAAVGSRCLVINDDSYHPVQVEAEVMGFAGSKVFLMPVGSIVGIAPGARVVPLDDSGRLPMGMSMLGRVLDGAGRALDGKGGMKAEDWVPMDGPVINPLNRDPISKPLDVGIRSINGLLTVGRGQRLGLFAGTGVGKSVLLGMMTRFTEAEIIVVGLIGERGREVKEFIEHILGEEGLKRSVVVASPADDAPLMRLRAAMYCTRIAEYFRDKGKNVLLLMDSLTRFAQAQREIALAIGEPPATRGYPPSVFAKLPKLVERAGNGEPGGGSITAFYTVLSEGDDQQDPIADSARGVLDGHFVLSRRLAEEGHYPAIDIEASISRVMPQVVDADHLRQAQKFKQLWSRLSQSRDLISVGAYVAGGDPETDLAIALQSKLVEFLRQGLRESVGMAQSREQLGAIFAPPAGG, via the coding sequence ATGCAACTTGAGCGCACCAGTTTCGGCAAGCGCCTGGGCAGTTACGCCGAGGCCATCGAGCTGCCGGCCCAGCCCATCGTCGAAGGCCGCCTGCTGCGCATGGTCGGCCTCACCCTGGAAGCCGAAGGCCTGCGCGCTGCAGTCGGCAGCCGCTGCCTGGTAATCAACGACGACAGCTACCACCCGGTGCAGGTGGAGGCCGAAGTCATGGGCTTTGCCGGGTCCAAGGTATTCCTCATGCCGGTCGGCAGCATTGTCGGCATCGCCCCCGGCGCCCGGGTGGTGCCGCTGGATGACAGCGGCCGCCTGCCCATGGGCATGAGCATGCTCGGCCGGGTGCTCGACGGCGCCGGTCGCGCGCTGGATGGCAAGGGCGGGATGAAGGCCGAGGACTGGGTGCCGATGGACGGCCCGGTGATCAACCCGTTGAACCGCGACCCCATCAGCAAGCCGCTGGACGTGGGCATTCGCAGCATCAATGGCCTGCTCACCGTCGGTCGCGGCCAGCGCCTGGGCCTGTTCGCCGGTACCGGTGTGGGCAAGTCGGTGTTGCTGGGCATGATGACCCGCTTCACCGAAGCCGAGATCATCGTCGTCGGCCTGATCGGCGAGCGGGGCCGCGAGGTCAAGGAATTCATCGAGCATATCCTTGGTGAAGAAGGCCTCAAGCGCTCGGTGGTGGTCGCTTCGCCCGCCGACGATGCGCCGCTGATGCGCCTGCGCGCCGCCATGTACTGCACACGTATTGCCGAGTACTTCCGCGACAAGGGCAAGAACGTGCTGTTGCTGATGGACTCGCTGACCCGTTTTGCCCAGGCCCAGCGTGAAATCGCCTTGGCCATCGGCGAACCGCCGGCCACCCGGGGTTACCCGCCGTCGGTGTTTGCCAAACTGCCCAAGCTGGTGGAGCGGGCCGGCAACGGCGAGCCAGGCGGTGGTTCGATCACCGCGTTCTACACTGTGTTGTCCGAGGGTGACGACCAGCAGGACCCGATTGCCGACTCGGCGCGTGGTGTGCTCGATGGCCACTTCGTGCTGTCGCGGCGGTTGGCCGAGGAAGGCCATTACCCGGCTATCGACATCGAAGCCTCGATCAGTCGGGTCATGCCTCAGGTGGTCGATGCCGACCATTTGCGCCAGGCGCAAAAGTTCAAGCAGCTGTGGTCGCGCCTGTCGCAAAGCCGTGACCTGATCAGTGTGGGTGCCTACGTGGCGGGTGGCGACCCGGAAACCGATCTGGCCATTGCGCTGCAATCGAAGCTGGTGGAGTTTTTGCGCCAGGGCCTGCGCGAGAGCGTGGGCATGGCGCAAAGCCGCGAACAGTTGGGGGCGATCTTTGCGCCCCCGGCGGGCGGTTGA
- the fliH gene encoding flagellar assembly protein FliH produces the protein MPTKEHHPSDLIRARDLEGVDVWALPSFDPEPEPEPEPEPEPEVIEEEVEEVPLEEVQPLTLEELEAIRQEAYNEGFATGEREGFHSTQLKVRQEAEEALKTKLESLDRLMTNLMEPIAEQDTQIEKTLVHLVAHMTRQVIGRELRGDSSQITQVLREALKLLPMGADNIRIHLNPQDFELAKALRERHEESWRLLEDSALLPGGCRIETAHSRIDATMETRIEKAVAQLFDQLHDHSLHPAAPDMSVDLDSLPERAVGSPDAT, from the coding sequence ATGCCCACCAAAGAACATCACCCCAGCGACCTGATCCGCGCCCGCGACCTCGAGGGCGTGGATGTATGGGCGCTGCCCAGCTTCGACCCGGAACCGGAGCCTGAGCCCGAACCGGAGCCGGAACCCGAGGTAATCGAGGAAGAAGTCGAGGAAGTGCCGCTGGAAGAAGTTCAGCCACTGACCCTGGAAGAACTCGAGGCCATCCGCCAGGAGGCCTACAACGAAGGCTTCGCCACCGGTGAGCGCGAGGGCTTCCATAGCACCCAGCTCAAGGTCCGCCAGGAAGCCGAAGAGGCCCTGAAGACCAAGCTGGAGAGCCTCGACCGGCTGATGACCAACCTGATGGAGCCGATCGCCGAGCAGGACACGCAGATCGAGAAAACCCTGGTCCACCTGGTGGCTCACATGACCCGCCAGGTGATCGGTCGCGAACTGCGGGGCGATTCCAGTCAGATAACCCAGGTACTGCGCGAAGCGCTCAAGCTGCTGCCCATGGGCGCGGACAATATCCGCATTCATCTCAACCCGCAGGATTTCGAGCTGGCCAAGGCCCTGCGCGAGCGCCATGAGGAAAGCTGGCGGCTGCTCGAGGACAGCGCACTGCTACCAGGCGGCTGCCGTATCGAGACCGCGCATAGCCGCATCGACGCGACCATGGAAACCCGCATCGAGAAAGCCGTGGCACAACTGTTCGACCAGTTGCACGACCATTCGCTGCACCCGGCAGCGCCGGACATGTCGGTAGACCTGGACAGCCTGCCAGAGCGCGCCGTGGGTAGCCCGGATGCAACTTGA
- the fliG gene encoding flagellar motor switch protein FliG, whose protein sequence is MSDNRAVTAKLSRVDKAAILLLSLGETDAAQVLRHMGPKEVQRVGVAMAQMGNVHREQVEQVMSEFVEIVGDQTSLGVGSDAYIRKMLNQALGEDKANGLVDRILLGGNTSGLDSLKWMEPRAVADVIRYEHPQIQAIVVAYLDPDQAGEVLSNFDHKVRLDIVLRVSSLNTVQPAALKELNQILEKQFSGNSNAARTTLGGIKRAADIMNFLDSSVEGALMDAIREIDSDLSEQIEDLMFVFNNLADVDDRGIQALLREVSSDVLVVSLKGADERVKDKIFKNMSKRASELLRDDLEAKGPVRVSDVETAQKEILTIARRMAEAGEIVLGGKGAEEMI, encoded by the coding sequence ATGAGTGATAACCGAGCCGTTACCGCCAAGCTGAGCCGCGTCGACAAGGCGGCGATCCTCCTGCTTTCGCTGGGCGAGACCGATGCCGCCCAGGTGCTGCGGCACATGGGGCCCAAGGAAGTGCAGCGGGTGGGTGTGGCCATGGCGCAGATGGGCAATGTGCACCGTGAACAGGTCGAGCAGGTGATGAGCGAGTTCGTCGAAATCGTCGGCGACCAGACCAGCCTGGGCGTGGGCTCCGATGCCTATATCCGCAAGATGCTCAACCAGGCCCTGGGCGAGGACAAGGCCAACGGCCTGGTCGACCGCATCCTGCTCGGTGGCAACACCAGCGGCCTGGACAGCCTGAAGTGGATGGAGCCGCGCGCCGTTGCCGACGTGATCCGCTACGAGCACCCGCAGATCCAGGCCATCGTGGTTGCCTACCTCGACCCCGACCAGGCCGGCGAAGTGCTGAGCAACTTCGACCACAAGGTGCGCCTGGACATCGTCCTGCGCGTGTCGTCGCTGAACACCGTGCAGCCGGCGGCGCTGAAGGAGCTGAACCAGATCCTCGAGAAGCAGTTCTCGGGCAACTCCAACGCGGCGCGTACCACTTTGGGCGGCATCAAGCGCGCCGCCGACATCATGAACTTCCTCGACAGCTCGGTGGAAGGTGCACTGATGGACGCGATCCGCGAGATCGACAGCGACCTGTCGGAGCAGATCGAAGACCTGATGTTCGTCTTCAACAACCTGGCCGACGTCGACGACCGTGGCATCCAGGCGTTGCTGCGCGAAGTCTCGTCCGACGTGCTGGTGGTGTCGCTCAAGGGCGCCGACGAGCGGGTCAAGGACAAGATCTTCAAGAACATGTCCAAACGTGCCTCGGAGCTGTTGCGCGACGACCTGGAGGCCAAGGGGCCGGTACGGGTCAGCGACGTGGAAACGGCGCAGAAGGAAATCCTCACCATCGCCCGCCGCATGGCCGAGGCCGGCGAGATCGTGCTCGGCGGCAAGGGTGCCGAGGAAATGATCTAA
- the fliF gene encoding flagellar basal-body MS-ring/collar protein FliF has product MAEAVVDNPPAKSGPPAAKPPLFGMAFLENIAQMPMLRQIGLLVGLAASVAIGFAVVLWSQQPDYRPLYGSLAGMDTKQVMDTLAAADIPYNVEPNSGALLVKADDLSRARLKLAAAGVAPSDGNVGFELLDKEQGLGTSQFMEATRYRRSLEGELARTVSSLNNVKGARVHLAIPKSSVFVRDERKPSASVLVELYPGRALEAGQVMAIVNLVATSVPELDKSQVTVVDQKGNLLSEQIQDTALTQAGKQFDYSRRVESMLTQRVHNILQPVLGNDRYKAEVSADLDFSAVESTSEQFNPDQPALRSEQSVDEQRASSQGPQGVPGALSNQPPGPASAPQTTGGAATPAAAIQPGQPLVDANGQQIMDPATGQPMLAPYPSDKRQQSTKNFELDRSISHTRQQQGRMTRLSVAVVVDDQVKIDPATGDATRAPWGAEDLARFTRLVQDAVGFDASRGDSVTVINVPFAADRGEEITDIAFYQQPWFWDIVKQVLGVVFILVLVFGVLRPVLNNITGGGKQAAPDSDMELGGMMGLDGELANDRVSLGGPTSILLPSPNEGYEAQLNAIKGLVAEDPGRVAQVVKEWINADE; this is encoded by the coding sequence ATGGCTGAAGCAGTCGTCGACAACCCCCCTGCCAAAAGCGGCCCGCCCGCGGCCAAGCCGCCGCTGTTCGGCATGGCGTTTCTGGAAAACATCGCGCAGATGCCCATGCTGCGTCAGATCGGCCTTCTGGTCGGCCTGGCCGCCAGCGTGGCGATCGGCTTTGCCGTGGTGCTGTGGTCGCAACAACCCGATTACCGTCCGCTGTACGGCAGCCTGGCGGGCATGGACACCAAGCAGGTCATGGATACCCTGGCCGCCGCCGACATCCCCTACAACGTCGAGCCCAATTCCGGTGCTCTGCTGGTCAAGGCCGACGACCTCTCCCGTGCGCGCCTGAAACTGGCGGCCGCCGGCGTGGCACCAAGCGATGGCAACGTCGGTTTCGAGCTGCTCGACAAGGAGCAGGGCCTGGGCACCAGCCAGTTCATGGAAGCCACCCGTTACCGTCGCAGCCTGGAAGGCGAGCTGGCGCGTACCGTGTCCAGCCTGAACAACGTCAAGGGCGCGCGCGTGCATCTGGCCATCCCGAAAAGCTCGGTGTTCGTGCGTGACGAACGCAAGCCCAGCGCCTCGGTACTGGTCGAGCTGTACCCGGGCCGTGCCCTGGAAGCCGGGCAGGTGATGGCCATCGTCAACCTGGTGGCAACAAGCGTGCCGGAACTTGACAAGTCCCAGGTCACCGTGGTCGACCAGAAGGGCAACCTGCTGTCCGAGCAGATCCAGGACACCGCCCTGACCCAGGCAGGCAAACAGTTCGACTACAGCCGCCGGGTGGAAAGCATGCTCACCCAGCGGGTGCACAACATCCTGCAGCCGGTGCTGGGCAATGACCGCTACAAGGCCGAAGTGTCCGCCGACCTGGACTTCAGTGCGGTCGAGTCCACCTCCGAGCAGTTCAACCCAGACCAGCCGGCGCTGCGCAGCGAGCAGTCGGTCGATGAACAACGTGCCAGCAGCCAGGGCCCGCAAGGTGTGCCCGGTGCGCTGAGCAACCAGCCGCCAGGCCCGGCCTCGGCACCGCAGACCACCGGTGGTGCCGCTACCCCGGCCGCGGCCATCCAGCCTGGCCAGCCGCTGGTGGATGCCAACGGCCAGCAGATCATGGACCCGGCCACCGGCCAGCCGATGCTCGCGCCGTACCCGTCGGACAAGCGCCAGCAAAGCACCAAGAACTTCGAGCTGGACCGTTCCATCAGCCACACCCGCCAGCAGCAGGGGCGCATGACCCGCCTGTCGGTGGCGGTGGTGGTGGACGACCAGGTCAAGATCGACCCGGCCACCGGCGACGCCACCCGTGCGCCATGGGGCGCCGAGGACCTGGCACGCTTCACTCGCCTGGTGCAGGACGCGGTCGGCTTCGATGCCAGCCGTGGCGACAGCGTGACGGTGATCAACGTGCCGTTCGCCGCCGACCGCGGCGAAGAGATCACCGACATCGCCTTCTACCAGCAGCCGTGGTTCTGGGACATCGTCAAGCAAGTGCTGGGCGTGGTGTTCATCCTGGTGCTGGTGTTCGGTGTGCTGCGCCCGGTGCTGAACAACATTACAGGGGGCGGCAAGCAGGCTGCCCCGGATAGCGACATGGAGCTGGGCGGCATGATGGGTCTGGATGGCGAACTGGCCAACGACCGCGTCAGTCTGGGTGGCCCGACAAGCATTCTGCTGCCTAGCCCGAACGAGGGTTACGAGGCACAGCTCAACGCAATCAAAGGCCTGGTGGCCGAAGACCCGGGCCGCGTTGCCCAGGTCGTGAAAGAGTGGATCAACGCCGATGAGTGA
- the fliE gene encoding flagellar hook-basal body complex protein FliE — MSQGVEFNRLMLDMRAMQADAMSLPKVAAAPELAPGQSTFADMLGQAIGKVHETQQASTQLANAFEIGKSGVDLTDVMIASQKASVSMQALTQVRNKLVQAYQDIMQMPV, encoded by the coding sequence ATGAGCCAAGGTGTTGAATTCAATCGTCTGATGTTGGACATGCGGGCCATGCAGGCCGATGCCATGTCGCTGCCCAAGGTGGCCGCCGCCCCCGAGTTGGCACCCGGGCAAAGTACCTTTGCCGACATGCTCGGCCAGGCCATCGGCAAGGTGCATGAGACGCAGCAGGCTTCGACCCAGTTGGCCAACGCTTTCGAGATCGGCAAGAGTGGCGTCGACCTGACCGACGTGATGATCGCTTCGCAAAAGGCCAGCGTGTCGATGCAGGCCCTGACCCAGGTACGCAACAAGCTGGTCCAGGCGTACCAGGACATCATGCAGATGCCGGTTTGA
- a CDS encoding sigma-54-dependent transcriptional regulator, with amino-acid sequence MAIKVLLVEDDRVLRQALGDTLEIGGFAYQAVGSAEEALEAVLEEAFSLVVSDVNMPGMDGHQLLAQLRRQQPQLPVLLMTAHAAVERAVEAMRQGAADYLVKPFEPKALLSLVERHAAGRVAEEEGPVACEPASRQLLELATRVARSDSTVLISGESGTGKEVLARFIHQQSPRAAQAFVAINCAAIPDNMLEATLFGHEKGAFTGAIAAQAGKFEQAEGGTLLLDEISEMPMALQAKLLRVLQEREVERVGGRKPISLDIRVLATTNRDLAGEVAAGRFREDLYYRLSVFPLAWRPLRERPGDILQLAERLLARHVAKMKHAPVQLSPQARACLQAYAWPGNVRELDNALQRALILQQGGVIEAADFCLAGAIPLSAGIEPSSEVVAEPGGLGDDMRRHEYQMIIDTLRAERGRRKEAAERLGISPRTLRYKLAQMRDAGFDVEASLFG; translated from the coding sequence ATGGCGATCAAGGTGCTGCTGGTCGAGGACGACCGCGTATTGCGCCAGGCGCTGGGCGATACCCTGGAAATCGGCGGCTTCGCCTACCAGGCGGTGGGCAGTGCCGAAGAAGCGCTGGAAGCGGTACTGGAGGAGGCCTTCAGCCTGGTAGTCAGCGATGTGAACATGCCTGGCATGGATGGGCACCAACTGCTGGCCCAGCTGCGCCGCCAGCAACCGCAACTGCCCGTGTTGCTGATGACCGCGCATGCCGCGGTGGAGCGCGCCGTCGAGGCGATGCGCCAAGGGGCTGCCGACTATCTGGTCAAGCCATTCGAACCCAAGGCCTTGCTCAGTCTGGTCGAGCGGCATGCCGCCGGGCGCGTGGCTGAAGAGGAAGGCCCGGTGGCCTGCGAGCCGGCCAGTCGACAGTTGCTGGAGCTGGCCACGCGGGTGGCGCGCAGTGACTCGACCGTGCTGATTTCCGGCGAATCCGGTACCGGCAAGGAAGTGCTGGCGCGCTTCATTCACCAGCAGTCACCGCGGGCGGCGCAGGCCTTCGTGGCGATCAATTGTGCTGCCATCCCCGACAACATGCTCGAGGCCACCCTGTTCGGCCACGAGAAGGGTGCCTTCACCGGCGCCATCGCTGCCCAGGCCGGCAAGTTCGAGCAGGCCGAAGGTGGCACCTTGCTGCTCGATGAAATCTCGGAAATGCCAATGGCCTTGCAGGCCAAGCTGCTGCGCGTGCTGCAGGAGCGCGAGGTGGAGCGGGTGGGTGGGCGCAAGCCCATCAGCCTGGATATTCGCGTGCTGGCCACCACCAACCGTGACCTGGCTGGCGAAGTGGCGGCCGGGCGTTTCCGTGAAGATTTGTACTACCGCCTGTCGGTGTTCCCCCTGGCCTGGCGCCCGCTGCGCGAACGCCCGGGTGACATCCTGCAACTGGCCGAGCGCCTGTTGGCACGCCACGTGGCGAAGATGAAGCACGCCCCGGTGCAGCTGTCGCCCCAGGCCCGAGCCTGCCTGCAGGCGTATGCCTGGCCGGGCAACGTACGCGAACTGGACAACGCCCTGCAGCGGGCGCTGATCCTGCAGCAGGGCGGGGTGATCGAGGCGGCGGATTTTTGTCTGGCGGGCGCCATTCCATTGTCAGCTGGCATAGAGCCGTCATCCGAGGTGGTGGCCGAGCCCGGCGGGCTGGGCGATGACATGCGTCGTCATGAGTACCAGATGATCATCGACACCCTGCGCGCCGAGCGCGGCCGCCGCAAAGAGGCGGCCGAACGCCTGGGGATAAGCCCGCGTACCCTGCGCTACAAGCTGGCGCAGATGCGCGATGCCGGGTTTGACGTCGAGGCCAGCCTGTTCGGCTGA
- a CDS encoding sensor histidine kinase: MPQAAHVSLAPDPQGQTPIEQESRQGLEQAFALFSQVSTQLSQSYSLLEARVSELKGELAVVSAQRIDELSEKERLANRLQNLLDLLPGGVIVIDGQGLVREANPAACELLGEPLVGQLWRQVIARSFAPRKDDGHEVSLRDGRRLSIATRSLDAEPGQLVLLNDLTETRRLQDQLARHERLSSLGRMVASLAHQIRTPLSAAMLYASHLADPEQELGAETRQRFAGTLKERLHELEHQVRDMLVFARGELPLNDRVTPKALFQALQQAAQAHVQGHAVRWQCDSHLGELLCNRDTLVGALLNLIENALQASDGPARLKVHLLRRERSLHLCVSDAGSGIDGDLLGRLGEPFLTTKATGTGLGLAVVKAVVRAHQGTLRLRSKVGRGTCVRVELPLIDGQLAEGM, translated from the coding sequence ATGCCCCAGGCCGCCCACGTATCCCTAGCCCCCGATCCGCAGGGGCAAACCCCGATCGAGCAGGAAAGCCGTCAGGGTCTCGAGCAGGCCTTCGCCCTGTTCAGTCAGGTATCCACCCAACTGAGCCAGTCCTACAGCCTGCTCGAAGCCCGGGTCAGCGAACTCAAGGGCGAGCTGGCGGTGGTCAGCGCCCAGCGCATCGATGAACTGAGCGAAAAGGAACGCCTGGCCAACCGCCTGCAGAACCTGCTGGACCTGCTGCCCGGCGGGGTGATCGTGATCGATGGCCAGGGCCTGGTACGCGAAGCCAACCCGGCCGCCTGCGAACTGCTCGGCGAGCCGCTGGTCGGCCAGCTGTGGCGCCAGGTGATCGCCCGCAGCTTTGCCCCGCGCAAGGATGACGGTCACGAAGTCTCGCTGCGCGATGGCCGCCGTCTGTCCATTGCCACTCGCTCGCTGGATGCCGAGCCTGGCCAGTTGGTGTTGCTCAACGACCTGACCGAAACCCGTCGCCTGCAAGACCAGCTGGCTCGCCACGAGCGCCTGTCTTCGCTGGGGCGCATGGTCGCCTCGCTGGCGCACCAGATCCGCACGCCACTGTCGGCGGCGATGCTCTACGCCAGCCACCTGGCTGATCCCGAACAAGAGCTGGGCGCGGAAACCCGCCAGCGCTTTGCCGGCACCCTGAAGGAGCGCCTGCACGAGCTGGAACACCAGGTGCGCGACATGCTGGTATTCGCCCGTGGCGAGCTGCCGCTGAATGATCGAGTCACGCCAAAAGCCTTGTTCCAGGCCCTGCAGCAGGCTGCCCAGGCGCATGTGCAAGGGCACGCCGTGCGCTGGCAGTGTGACAGCCACCTGGGTGAGCTGCTGTGCAACCGGGACACCCTGGTTGGTGCATTGCTCAACCTGATCGAAAATGCGCTGCAAGCCAGCGACGGCCCGGCGCGACTGAAGGTGCACCTGTTGCGCCGCGAGCGCAGTCTGCACCTGTGTGTAAGCGACGCCGGCAGTGGCATCGATGGCGACCTGCTCGGCCGCCTGGGCGAGCCGTTCCTGACCACCAAGGCCACTGGCACCGGCCTGGGCCTGGCCGTGGTCAAGGCTGTGGTGCGTGCGCACCAGGGTACGCTGCGCCTGCGCTCGAAGGTTGGCCGTGGTACCTGTGTGCGGGTGGAGCTGCCGTTGATCGACGGGCAACTGGCGGAGGGCATGTAA
- the fleQ gene encoding transcriptional regulator FleQ → MWRETKILLIDDDSARRRDLAVVLNFLGEENLACSSQDWQQVVEPLSSSREVLCVLIGTVNAPGSVLGLVKTVAGWDEFLPVLLLGEISSAEFPEDLRRRVLSNLEMPPSYSQLLDSLHRAQVYREMYDQARERGRQREPNLFRSLVGTSRAIQHVRQMMQQVADTDASVLILGESGTGKEVVARNLHYHSKRREAPFVPVNCGAIPAELLESELFGHEKGAFTGAITSRAGRFELANGGTLFLDEIGDMPLPMQVKLLRVLQERTFERVGSNKTQSIDVRIIAATHKNLETMIEEGTFREDLYYRLNVFPIEMAPLRERVEDIPLLMNELISRMEHEKRGSIRFNSASIMSLCRHGWPGNVRELANLVERMAIMHPYGVIGVSELPKKFRYVDDEDEQMVDSLRSDLEERVAINGHTPNFSNHAMLPPEGLDLKDYLGSLEQGLIQQALDDANGIVARAAERLRIRRTTLVEKMRKYGMSRQGGEEQAED, encoded by the coding sequence ATGTGGCGTGAAACCAAGATTCTGCTGATCGACGACGACAGCGCACGCCGCCGCGACCTGGCGGTGGTGCTTAACTTCCTCGGCGAAGAAAACCTCGCTTGCTCCAGCCAGGACTGGCAGCAGGTGGTCGAGCCATTGTCTTCGAGTCGCGAAGTGCTGTGCGTGCTCATCGGCACTGTAAACGCCCCGGGCAGTGTGCTTGGGCTCGTTAAGACAGTGGCTGGGTGGGATGAGTTCCTTCCGGTTCTGCTTTTAGGTGAAATTTCTTCTGCGGAGTTCCCGGAAGACCTTCGCCGCCGGGTGCTTTCCAACCTGGAAATGCCGCCAAGCTACAGCCAGCTGCTGGATTCGCTGCACCGTGCCCAGGTCTATCGCGAGATGTACGACCAGGCGCGCGAGCGTGGTCGCCAGCGCGAACCCAACCTGTTCCGCAGCCTGGTCGGTACCAGCCGTGCCATCCAGCACGTGCGGCAGATGATGCAGCAGGTGGCTGATACCGATGCCAGCGTGCTGATCCTGGGTGAGTCCGGCACCGGCAAGGAAGTGGTCGCGCGCAACCTGCACTACCATTCCAAGCGCCGCGAGGCGCCGTTCGTGCCGGTCAACTGCGGCGCGATCCCGGCCGAGCTGCTGGAAAGCGAACTGTTCGGCCACGAGAAGGGCGCCTTCACCGGGGCGATCACCAGCCGTGCCGGGCGTTTCGAGCTGGCCAACGGCGGTACCCTGTTCCTCGACGAAATCGGCGACATGCCGTTGCCGATGCAGGTCAAGCTGTTGCGCGTGCTGCAGGAACGTACCTTCGAGCGCGTGGGCAGCAACAAGACCCAGAGCATCGATGTGCGCATCATTGCCGCGACCCACAAGAACCTCGAGACCATGATCGAGGAGGGCACGTTCCGCGAAGACCTGTACTACCGCCTGAACGTGTTCCCCATCGAGATGGCGCCACTGCGTGAGCGGGTGGAAGACATCCCGCTGCTGATGAACGAGCTGATCTCGCGCATGGAGCACGAGAAGCGCGGGTCCATCCGCTTCAACTCCGCGTCGATCATGTCGCTGTGTCGCCACGGCTGGCCGGGCAACGTTCGCGAGCTGGCCAACCTGGTCGAGCGCATGGCGATCATGCACCCGTACGGGGTGATTGGCGTGTCCGAGCTGCCGAAGAAATTCCGTTACGTTGATGACGAAGACGAGCAGATGGTCGACAGCCTGCGCAGCGACCTGGAAGAGCGCGTGGCGATCAACGGCCATACGCCGAACTTCAGCAACCACGCCATGCTGCCACCTGAAGGCCTGGACCTGAAGGACTACCTGGGTAGCCTGGAGCAGGGCCTGATCCAGCAGGCGCTGGATGATGCCAACGGTATCGTTGCGCGCGCGGCTGAACGTTTGCGTATACGTCGTACCACCCTGGTCGAGAAGATGCGCAAGTACGGCATGAGCCGCCAGGGCGGCGAGGAACAGGCGGAGGATTGA
- a CDS encoding flagellar protein FliT, producing the protein MNEVIARIEQTREMLLAALAERNWEAVGELDLECRLRIGDMVSEAKGNEADVSASLEQLLAVYRQLIDVASGERQSLVDEMTKIRQAKNAAKVYHLFT; encoded by the coding sequence ATGAACGAAGTAATCGCCCGGATCGAGCAGACTCGGGAAATGCTGCTGGCGGCGCTGGCCGAGCGCAACTGGGAAGCGGTGGGTGAGCTGGACCTGGAATGCCGCTTGCGCATCGGTGACATGGTGAGCGAGGCGAAAGGCAACGAGGCCGATGTCAGTGCCAGCCTTGAGCAGTTGCTGGCCGTATACCGTCAACTAATCGATGTTGCAAGTGGCGAACGTCAATCCTTGGTGGATGAAATGACGAAAATCCGTCAGGCGAAGAATGCGGCAAAGGTATACCATCTATTCACCTGA
- the fliS gene encoding flagellar export chaperone FliS, translating to MNPMLALRQYQKVNGAAQTSEASPHRLVQMLMQGGLDRMAQAKGAIARNDIAQRGILIGKAIDIIGGLREGLDLENHADSLAELDSLYMYMSRRLIEANVKGDPAIIDEVARLLITVKEGWDAIGDQSSAS from the coding sequence ATGAACCCGATGTTGGCCCTTCGGCAGTACCAGAAAGTCAACGGCGCAGCGCAGACGTCCGAAGCCAGCCCGCACCGCCTGGTGCAGATGCTCATGCAGGGCGGCCTTGATCGCATGGCGCAGGCCAAGGGCGCCATTGCCCGCAACGACATCGCGCAAAGGGGCATCCTCATCGGCAAGGCCATCGACATCATCGGCGGCCTGCGTGAAGGCCTGGACCTGGAAAACCATGCCGACAGCCTGGCTGAGCTGGACAGCTTGTACATGTACATGAGCCGTCGCCTGATCGAGGCCAACGTCAAGGGTGACCCGGCCATCATCGACGAGGTCGCGCGCCTGCTGATCACTGTGAAGGAAGGTTGGGACGCAATCGGCGATCAGTCGTCGGCTTCCTGA